A region of Solanum dulcamara chromosome 7, daSolDulc1.2, whole genome shotgun sequence DNA encodes the following proteins:
- the LOC129895156 gene encoding peroxisomal membrane protein 11B: MNDTVDKLVIFLAKRDGIDKLVKTFQYVSKLVNWHVETTYPDIATRAKQWEVASGLSRKAFRSGRFLTGFNALRRSPGTSPGFRLLAVLANSGEMVYFFFDHFLWLARIGVIQAKYAKRMSFISAFGESVGYVFFIISDFILITRGLKAERKLLTEEEESKETEGEIKKIRMDRIMRLMGVAANIADLIIALAEIEPNPFCNHTVILGISGLVSAWAGWYRNWPS, encoded by the coding sequence ATGAATGACACAGTGGACAAGCTGGTAATTTTCTTGGCAAAGAGAGATGGAATCGACAAGCTTGTCAAGACTTTCCAGTACGTCTCCAAGCTCGTAAATTGGCACGTCGAGACGACGTACCCTGACATTGCCACTCGAGCCAAGCAATGGGAAGTGGCCTCTGGCCTCAGCCGGAAAGCCTTCCGGAGCGGTCGATTCCTCACGGGATTCAACGCCCTTCGGAGGAGCCCCGGGACCTCCCCGGGTTTCAGGCTGCTAGCAGTTCTCGCTAATTCAGGGGAAATGGTCTATTTCTTCTTCGACCATTTCCTTTGGCTGGCGAGAATCGGAGTAATCCAAGCCAAATATGCAAAAAGGATGAGCTTTATTTCTGCATTTGGTGAGTCTGTTGGATACGTGTTTTTCATTATATCGGATTTTATTCTCATTACAAGGGGACTAAAAGCAGAGAGGAAGCTATTAACTGAAGAAGAGGAGTCTAAAGAAACAGAAggggaaatcaagaaaattagaaTGGATAGAATTATGAGATTGATGGGCGTGGCTGCTAATATTGCTGACCTTATAATTGCCTTAGCTGAAATTGAACCAAATCCATTCTGCAACCATACAGTTATTTTAGGCATTAGTGGTTTAGTTTCTGCATGGGCTGGTTGGTATAGAAACTGGCCCTCCTGA